The stretch of DNA AGGCGAGTACTCGTATATATCAGGATGTAGTCTGTTTGCTAATTTATAGGCTGCTTCTGGAGAACTTTCTTTAATAATTAGAGAGGCATAATCATAAGCACGAGCTGACAAAACAGCCAAATCTTGCCCATGTAAAATGATTGCAGAAGGGATCTTCTGATCACGGACTCTTTGTACAAGAATCTCCCAAGAAGAGCTCTCCATCAACACCTCCTTTATATCAAAGCTCGAATCTGAGAAAGAGCTTGATCAACGGAAACTTCCGTTGGCAAGAAAGCATCTAGAATTCTATATCTGTCTGGAGATCTTTCTGCTAAAGCGAGGAATCCTTTCCTAGCCGCTTGGTGAAAAGTTCGAGGCTTTTGTTCGAATTTATCGAGTTGTTTTTGTCGAGTTTTTCTTAGCAAGCCCTCTTGTTCCGGCAAATCCAATAAAAAGGTAATATCCGGAAGAAAGGGCTCCTCTCCTACTACACGATAACACAAATCCGTAACAAAAGCCTCGCCCAGTCCTCCTGCTATTCCCTGGTACACAATGGTAGAATCATGAAAACGATCACATATGACAGTTTTCCCAGCTTTAAGAGCCGGAAGAATTTTCTCCTGAATATGCTGCGCCCGAGCCGCAAGAAACAGAAACAGTTCAGCATAAGAAGAGACTTCCTGTGTGGGGTCCAGCACAAGCTTCCGCACCTGCTCACCAAAAGAGCTACCGCCAGGCTCTCTTGTTGTGACCACTTCCCTTCCTTCTTCTATTAAACGTTGAGAAAGAGCCTGAGTAAACTGTGTTTTCCCTACCCCTTCTCCACCTTCTACTACAATAAACACCTTACTCCTCTATCGCTTGTCCAACCTGAATGCTCGCGGCACTCTCTTCAGCTTCTCCAGATTCTGGATTTACGGACAATTTTTCCATAGCAACAAGAGTGTCGCCTTCTCGAAGGTTTACTAGGCGAACACCTTGAGTAGCCCTTCCCATTACACGAACATCTTGCATATTGATGCGTATTGCTTGCCCTTGAGCAGACATAAGTAAAATACTATCGCAATCCGTTACCGGAATTGCACCTAATACGTCTCCGTTTCTTTGATTAATCACGATGGAACGAACACCAACACTACCTCTGTTAGTTTCCCGGAAATCACAAACCAAAGAACGTTTTCCAAATCCATTATCACAAACGACCAAAACGCTTTGATCATCTGTAACAACTTGACAACTGACGACAAAGTCTTCCTCATTTTTCAAAGAAACTCCCCGAACACCTCGAGCAGCACGTCCCATTGGACGCACTTTATCATGAGGGAACCGCACCGCCATTCCTAGACGAGTAAACAACATAATCTTGTCTTCGTCATTAGCTATATGCCGGGCTGCAATAAGTTCGTCCCCATCATCTATCTCTAAAGCTCGTATTCCCTTTTTACGAGGGCTGCCAAAAGCGTCTAAAGAGACTTTTTTAACAACTCCTTTTTTCGTTGCTAAAAAGAGATATTCTCCTTGCTCAAAACGTTTTACATTAAGAACAGCTGCAACCTGCTCTCCTGGACGAATCCCTTCTAAGAAGTTAATGATAGGTTTCCCTTTGGCTCGTCGCTCTCCTTCAGGAAGCTGCCATACCTTAAGCCAGTAGCATTGGCCTAGATTAGTGAAAATCAGCAAGTAATCTTTTGTTGAAGCAGAATAAACAGATTTTAAGAAGTCCGAGCCTTTTTTCATATCGAACCCAGTTACTCCTTGACCTCCCCGTTTTTGCTCGCGGAAGACTTTCACTGGCATACGCTTCACATAATCATCCCCAGAAATGGTAATGATTACGGACTCGTCCGAAATAATATCTTCTATATCCCGAACATCGCTAGCATCCATTTCTATCGTGGTACGACGAGGAGTCTTATGCACCTTATGTAATTCTTGCAATTCTTCTCGGATGATATTTTTGACTAACTCTTCCTCCGCCAAAACTTTCCGATAATAAGCAATTTTTTCTAGAAGCTCACTATACTCTTTTTGCACCTTATCCGATTCTAATCCTGTAAGCTGGTATAATCGCAATTCTAGAATTGCTAAAGCTTGCGCATCCGAAAAACCGAATAATTCAACGAGCTGCTGCTTCGCATGCTCTTTATTGGAGCTTCCCCGAATTGTTTTAACGACCTCATCCAAATGGGAAAGAGCTTTCAAAAAGCCTTCTAATATATGAGCGCGTGCTTCTGCTTTATTTAATTCGTAACGAGTTCTTCTTCGGATAACATCCATACGGTGACGAATCCAAGCAGAAATCATTCTATGGATATTCATCGTGCGAGGAAGATTTTTATCTAGAGCTAACATGTTAGCCCCAAATGTCACTTGCACATCTGTGAACTTATACAAGCGATTAATAACGACTTCAGAAGATTCGCCCTTCTTCAATTCTAATACAACACGAATCCCCTCTTTGTCTGACTCATCACGAACATCCGATATCCCTGTTAAAGTCTTTTCATTAATTAGCTCGGCTATTTGCTCAATTAGTCGTGATTTGTTTACGTTGTAAGGCATTTCCGTGAGAATAATATTCTCTCGCTGCTTATCCGAGTTTTCCTCTACATGCAAACGAGCACGCAAACGTAATTTCCCTCTTCCTGTGTAATAAGTAGAGCGAATTCCCTCTGAGCCACAAATAATTCCCCCCGTAGGGAAATCTGGACCAGGCATTACTTGTAAAATTTCTTCTATAGAAGTTTGACTGTTGGCCAAAACCAATAACGTTGCGTCTATCAATTCCCCCAAATTATGCGGAGGAATATTGGTAGCCATCCCTACAGCAATCCCAGAAGAACCATTGCAAAGTAGATTAGGGAATTTTGACGGAAAAACGACAGGCTCATACTTCGTTTCGTCATAGTTGGGAACCATGTCCACAGTGTCTTTGTCTAGATCCTCTAACAAGAAGATCGCACTATGAGTCAAACGGGCCTCAGTATACCGCATAGCCGCAGCTGGGTCTCCGTCAATGGACCCAAAATTTCCTTGCCCATCCACAAGAGGGTAGCGCATAGCCCAGTCTTGAGCCATTCTTACCAAAGTAGGATAAATCACGCTTTCTCCGTGAGGGTGATAATCCCCGGAGGTGTCTCCACAAATTTTTGCACATTTTCTGTGCTTTGCCCCAGGAGTCAGATTTAGCTGCTTCATAGCATACAAAATGCGTCGTTGAGAAGGCTTTAAACCATCTCGAGCATCAGGCAAAGCTCGGGAAATAATAACGGACATGGAGTAGCGAAGGTAGCTCTCCTTCATCTCCTCCTCAAGATTTTTAGGGACGATGATTTCTTCTTTATTCAGCATGGTCGTCCTGTCTCCTAAATATCTAAATTATTCATTCGAATCGATAAAGCGTGATTTTCAATAAATTCACGTCTTGGAGGCACCTCTTCCCCCATTAGCATGGTAAAGATGTGATCAGCCTCTACAGCATCTTTTAAAGAAACTCGAACAAGAGTTCTTTGTTCAGGATTCATAGTAGTATCCCATAGCTGATCAGCATTCATCTCTCCAAGTCCCTTATATCGCTGGATTTCAATTCCTTTTCTTCCAAGACCTTTCAGGTGGTCTATCACTTCCTTCAAAGTATAACAGACGTAAGCAGGGGTTTTGGGGTCCTCCGTAACAATCGTAATACCCGATTCTTTTGGATGAAGATAATGGCGCATAGCACAACCATAATCACTCAAATTGTGCTGAAGCTCCTCAAGAACAGAAGACTTATATAGCTCTACAATTCGTGTAGAGGCCTCTTCATTGTCTGCAATGACAGCTTCTTTCTCTTCTTGCGAATACAGATAAGATCCACCTTGTTTGCCGCTTTCTGGAGGATAGTAATACAAGGGATACATTCCATCTCGATACATATCCAGGAACTCAGAAAAAGGAATAGCTTTTTTCTCCAAAGCAAGAATAAAGCTCTCTATCTCTAAAATCTGGTTAACAAAAGTTTCTAAAGCCTCCCCTTCTAATTCTCTTGCCGTATCATCAAAAATTAGTCGGCTTTCTTTGGTTCCCAATTTTAGCAGGTAACCATCCATTTCTTTCTCTGAAAGAATATAACGAGAATCTTTTTTCTTACTTACGCGGTATAATGGAGGTTGAGCGATATAAACACATTCATTCTCTATTAAAGCGGACATATGTCTATAAAAGAACGTTAACAATAAAGTCCGAATATGTGAGCCATCAACGTCAGCGTCTGTCATGATAATAATGCGTTTATAACGCAACTTGCTGAAATTAAAATTATCTTTTCCAATTCCGCATCCCAACGCAGCTATAATGCTTCCAATTTCTTGGTTTTGGAAAATTTTTTGCAGACGCGCCTTTTCAACATTTAAAATTTTACCTCGAATGGGAAGAATGGCCTGAAATCGTCGATCACGCCCTTGTTTAGCTGATCCCCCCGCAGAATCCCCCTCAACAATGTACATTTCACATTTTTCGGGATCTTTTTCCAAGCAGTCGATTAACTTCCCTGGCAAACGAGCACTATCTAACGCGCTCTTTCGAAGAGTCAACTCTCTAGCTCTTTTAGCGGCTTCCCTAGCTTGCGCTGCAACAAAAACTTTGTCTACGATAGTTTTGGCTATTTGAGGATTTTCTTCGAAAAATGTAGTCAGCACTTCCCCACTAATTTGTTGAGCTACAGATCCTACATCACTATTGCCTAATTTCTGCTTTGTCTGCCCTTCGAACTGAGGATTAGGGACTTTGACCGAGACTATTGCCACCAGTCCTTCCTTAATATCTTCTCCAGTCAGAGCTAACTTGTCACTTTTAGCTAAATTATGCGACTTGATATAGGAATTCACCGCCCTTGTGAGAGCTGTAGAAAATCCTGTTAAATGCGTCCCTCCTTGCCGCGTGGGAATGTTGTTGGCGTAAGAATAAATCAATTCAGAATAACCAGAGTTCCACTGCAAAGCAGCTTCAAACTCTATATCTCCATCATCCCCAGGCTTAGATCCTTGAATATAAATAGGATTGGGGAAAAGGCTTTCTTTATTTTGATTCAAATAGCTGACAAAGGATTGAATTCCTCCTTCGTAAAAGAAAACGACTTTATCAAAACCTGCGTCCCGATCATCTTCAAAAATGATGGTCACCCCTCGGTTCAGAAACGCTAACTCTCGTAAACGTTTCATTAAAATCGCTCGATCAAAAACGCACGTGGAAAATATAGCGGGATCCGGATAAAAAAGAATCTCCGTTCCGCGCTTATCCGTAGAACCTAATACCTGTAATGAAGTTAACGGAGCTCCTCTTGAGAACTCCATGCTATAAGCTTTGCCATCTTTAAATACGTTAGCAACAAATCTTTCAGACAAAGCATTCACGCAGGAAACTCCTACTCCGTGCAAGCCTCCAGAAACCTTGTAGCTATCTTTGTCAAACTTTCCTCCAGCATGCAATACTGTAAGAACAACTTCTAAAGCAGAAATTTCGCGCCCTTGCTTGGCTGATTCTTTTTCATGAATCTGAACAGGGATTCCTCGACCATTATCTGAGACAGAGATTCCGCCATCTTCCAATATGCGAACAACGATCTCCGTACAAAACCCCGCCATTGCCTCGTCGATACTGTTATCTACCACTTCATAAACCAAGTGATGCAATCCAGTAACGCCTGTATCTCCAATGTACATTCCAGGACGCTCACGAACGGCTTGTAATCCTTCTAAAACGGTAATGGCAGATGCATCGTATTTCTTTTCTTGTGCGTCCATAACTATCCTAATAAAAAGCGTATCTCTTTAACCTTGGCACCGGGAACCGCTGAATGAATTCGGGATATCAACTCTTTTTGGGAGCTCTGTTTTAGTACAGCGTACAAAGAAGCGTTGCGGACTTTTACCGACAAAACCCCATCCTTAAGCCCCACAGCCTGAGTCATGCCATTATACTTCTTTCCTAGAATTTCATACCACGCCTCTATGACTTCTTGAGGTCTACCCGCAAGAATTTTTCGCAAATGAACCACATGATCGCGGAGGAAATATTTAGCTTGTTTAATAGGAGAATCTGTTCGACTTAATTTTTTGCGTTGAAAATTGGGAATTTTTTGAGAATAAAAAGACACAAAGCTCCTTCAATATGTGCAAGCGCACTTCTCTCGCAGCAAGCCTAGAAAGAAGGCACTTATACTTGTTGCGAACTAAAAAAGTCAAAACATTAACGTTAAGTTCCAAAAGTCCGAAACTTTTAAATCGAGATTTTTAGCCAGACCGTTTGCTTATAAATTTTGTGAATCTCCTGGCAACAATTTGCAGCAAACTCCGTCTAAACGAACCATCTCCCCCACTCGTCCTAAGATGAAAAGCTCATCCCAAACACGCACAAAAATTTGATCGGGGCTTACCCCCTCCACGAATGTTGTTTCACCTTTAGAGTCACGTTCTCCAACCTTAATAAGTTCGACCACACGATCACCTACGGTGATATATTTTGGCTTGTAAAAAGAATCCGATCCTTGTCGTAAGACAATGGGGCGCTGTTGTCGCACATCTTCCAGACCTGATAGCGGAGGCACAGGCTCGCAGACACAAGAAGCTTGTTCCATAAGAGGTTTTGTTTCTTCTTCTTGAATAGAAAGCATTTCCAACTGTTCTTGCTTCGCCTGAAGCTTGTGCGTTGAACCTCTTTGTACACGACAAATATCTATAGCCGCAAACAAGAGACCCATCGCTAACAAAACTCCTCCAACGATCAATGTTCCTAAACAGACAGACAAGGCGCCGCTAATAGTAGCGGCAGCACACGCCCCGATAGTCGCTAAAATAACTCCTAAAAAAACTAAAATATACGAGACAATCTTGCCAGCCGAGAGCGCCTCTTGCATTCGACTCTCTGTTTCCCAAAATGACGCATTTTGAAGAACGCAAACAGCACTCATAATCCGCCTCTTTTTCTTTTTCCCAAAAAGATCAGAAGGATTTTATACTCAACTTAAATATAAAGACAATTTCACTCTGTGAAACTTTGCCCAGAAACAACTTCGTCGTCAATATAACTCCAACGAAAACAAGCACAAACGTTAAAGCTGTTTTTATATTTGATCAGCTAAAATTTTTTCTCGAATTTCTCTCATAACCTGTTGCATGTGGTGCATATTGTGAATAGAGGCCCAAATTCCCGCATTTGGCTCGTGCACCTTAAACAAATGCCTCAAATAAGCTCTAGATATGCCCTGCGAACACGCAAGGCATGAGCATCCAGGTTCTATAGGATTTAGATCAGAAGCATATCGCTGATTATGGATTTTTAAAGGTCCTTGTGATGTCAACATCATGCCGTGCCGAGCAGCTTTGGTTGGATAAGAGCTATCAAAAGAATCGATCCCAAAACCAACCGTTGCCCAAATAGAGGGAAGATCTCCTATTCCCAGCAAATGTCTCGGTCTCTCCGGGCAAAGATTCGCTGTAGTTACATCAACCACACCAACAATATCCTGAAGACTCTTCCCAAGGCTGCCACCAATAGCAGAGCCATCAAAAGGAAGGCTTTCCACAAACTGACACCCCAATTTTCTTTGATCTGGGAGAATTCCTCCATGAATAACCCCATACATAGATTGATAGCCAGGGTTTTTTAGGTGATAATCCAAAGATCTTTTTTCCCAAGCGTACGTGCGCAAAGACGATTGATGAAAATATGTGGGATCTGTGTGGAAGGGCAGCAATTCATCTAAAGGAATAATGATGTCCGCCCCAAGATTTTTTTGTGCCTGCACAGAGACTTCGGGGGACAAAAACAGCTTACGCCCATCACGATAAGATTTAAACCAAACCCCTTCATCATCAATTTTAATAATGCCAGAGTCCCCTTTCTTCTTCCCGCAGCTTTTAATTTCTTCAGCTACAGACCCATAAGACAAACTAAAAATTTGAAATCCACCGGAATCTGTAATGATAGGAGCATTTCTTCCAATAAACTGATGCAAACCGCCCATGGCAGCAATCGCTTCTGTGCCGGGGTGAACGATAAGGTGGTATGTGTTGCAAAACATAAGAGGAATATTCTTGTGGTCGAGCACTCCTTTTAGTGCCCCGTTTGTAGCCACGGGAACAAAAGCTGGGGTATCAATACATCCATGCGCGGTTTCTATTCGCCCCACCCGAGCT from Chlamydia suis encodes:
- the tmk gene encoding dTMP kinase, translating into MFIVVEGGEGVGKTQFTQALSQRLIEEGREVVTTREPGGSSFGEQVRKLVLDPTQEVSSYAELFLFLAARAQHIQEKILPALKAGKTVICDRFHDSTIVYQGIAGGLGEAFVTDLCYRVVGEEPFLPDITFLLDLPEQEGLLRKTRQKQLDKFEQKPRTFHQAARKGFLALAERSPDRYRILDAFLPTEVSVDQALSQIRALI
- the gyrA gene encoding DNA topoisomerase (ATP-hydrolyzing) subunit A → MLNKEEIIVPKNLEEEMKESYLRYSMSVIISRALPDARDGLKPSQRRILYAMKQLNLTPGAKHRKCAKICGDTSGDYHPHGESVIYPTLVRMAQDWAMRYPLVDGQGNFGSIDGDPAAAMRYTEARLTHSAIFLLEDLDKDTVDMVPNYDETKYEPVVFPSKFPNLLCNGSSGIAVGMATNIPPHNLGELIDATLLVLANSQTSIEEILQVMPGPDFPTGGIICGSEGIRSTYYTGRGKLRLRARLHVEENSDKQRENIILTEMPYNVNKSRLIEQIAELINEKTLTGISDVRDESDKEGIRVVLELKKGESSEVVINRLYKFTDVQVTFGANMLALDKNLPRTMNIHRMISAWIRHRMDVIRRRTRYELNKAEARAHILEGFLKALSHLDEVVKTIRGSSNKEHAKQQLVELFGFSDAQALAILELRLYQLTGLESDKVQKEYSELLEKIAYYRKVLAEEELVKNIIREELQELHKVHKTPRRTTIEMDASDVRDIEDIISDESVIITISGDDYVKRMPVKVFREQKRGGQGVTGFDMKKGSDFLKSVYSASTKDYLLIFTNLGQCYWLKVWQLPEGERRAKGKPIINFLEGIRPGEQVAAVLNVKRFEQGEYLFLATKKGVVKKVSLDAFGSPRKKGIRALEIDDGDELIAARHIANDEDKIMLFTRLGMAVRFPHDKVRPMGRAARGVRGVSLKNEEDFVVSCQVVTDDQSVLVVCDNGFGKRSLVCDFRETNRGSVGVRSIVINQRNGDVLGAIPVTDCDSILLMSAQGQAIRINMQDVRVMGRATQGVRLVNLREGDTLVAMEKLSVNPESGEAEESAASIQVGQAIEE
- a CDS encoding phage holin family protein, with product MSAVCVLQNASFWETESRMQEALSAGKIVSYILVFLGVILATIGACAAATISGALSVCLGTLIVGGVLLAMGLLFAAIDICRVQRGSTHKLQAKQEQLEMLSIQEEETKPLMEQASCVCEPVPPLSGLEDVRQQRPIVLRQGSDSFYKPKYITVGDRVVELIKVGERDSKGETTFVEGVSPDQIFVRVWDELFILGRVGEMVRLDGVCCKLLPGDSQNL
- a CDS encoding DUF721 domain-containing protein, which codes for MSFYSQKIPNFQRKKLSRTDSPIKQAKYFLRDHVVHLRKILAGRPQEVIEAWYEILGKKYNGMTQAVGLKDGVLSVKVRNASLYAVLKQSSQKELISRIHSAVPGAKVKEIRFLLG
- the tgt gene encoding tRNA guanosine(34) transglycosylase Tgt — translated: MALRFEILHQSKKSRARVGRIETAHGCIDTPAFVPVATNGALKGVLDHKNIPLMFCNTYHLIVHPGTEAIAAMGGLHQFIGRNAPIITDSGGFQIFSLSYGSVAEEIKSCGKKKGDSGIIKIDDEGVWFKSYRDGRKLFLSPEVSVQAQKNLGADIIIPLDELLPFHTDPTYFHQSSLRTYAWEKRSLDYHLKNPGYQSMYGVIHGGILPDQRKLGCQFVESLPFDGSAIGGSLGKSLQDIVGVVDVTTANLCPERPRHLLGIGDLPSIWATVGFGIDSFDSSYPTKAARHGMMLTSQGPLKIHNQRYASDLNPIEPGCSCLACSQGISRAYLRHLFKVHEPNAGIWASIHNMHHMQQVMREIREKILADQI
- the gyrB gene encoding DNA topoisomerase (ATP-hydrolyzing) subunit B, coding for MDAQEKKYDASAITVLEGLQAVRERPGMYIGDTGVTGLHHLVYEVVDNSIDEAMAGFCTEIVVRILEDGGISVSDNGRGIPVQIHEKESAKQGREISALEVVLTVLHAGGKFDKDSYKVSGGLHGVGVSCVNALSERFVANVFKDGKAYSMEFSRGAPLTSLQVLGSTDKRGTEILFYPDPAIFSTCVFDRAILMKRLRELAFLNRGVTIIFEDDRDAGFDKVVFFYEGGIQSFVSYLNQNKESLFPNPIYIQGSKPGDDGDIEFEAALQWNSGYSELIYSYANNIPTRQGGTHLTGFSTALTRAVNSYIKSHNLAKSDKLALTGEDIKEGLVAIVSVKVPNPQFEGQTKQKLGNSDVGSVAQQISGEVLTTFFEENPQIAKTIVDKVFVAAQAREAAKRARELTLRKSALDSARLPGKLIDCLEKDPEKCEMYIVEGDSAGGSAKQGRDRRFQAILPIRGKILNVEKARLQKIFQNQEIGSIIAALGCGIGKDNFNFSKLRYKRIIIMTDADVDGSHIRTLLLTFFYRHMSALIENECVYIAQPPLYRVSKKKDSRYILSEKEMDGYLLKLGTKESRLIFDDTARELEGEALETFVNQILEIESFILALEKKAIPFSEFLDMYRDGMYPLYYYPPESGKQGGSYLYSQEEKEAVIADNEEASTRIVELYKSSVLEELQHNLSDYGCAMRHYLHPKESGITIVTEDPKTPAYVCYTLKEVIDHLKGLGRKGIEIQRYKGLGEMNADQLWDTTMNPEQRTLVRVSLKDAVEADHIFTMLMGEEVPPRREFIENHALSIRMNNLDI